Genomic segment of Nothobranchius furzeri strain GRZ-AD chromosome 12, NfurGRZ-RIMD1, whole genome shotgun sequence:
CATGCTTGGTTAAAGCCAAGGATACTAATTAACCTCTCCTCGCCGCTGGATATGAGTCTCAACCTTGGCTGATTGAAGCGTTACAACGGGCATCTGTAATTGCgagtcatggggggggggggggggggggggagggattTAGATGTATACATTACGTTCTTGTCGGCAGCGTACGGGCTGTCGTAATGCTTTCAATTTATTTCACACCTTCTGCACATAACATAAAATCAATACCTCACAGTTATGTCTAATTTCATTGTGTCAGCTCGTTGTTCAGCCTGAACAATTATGATTTAACTAGGTTACTgtccagatgtgtgtgtgtgtgtgtgtgtgtgtgtgtgtgtgtgtgtgtgtgtgtgtgtgtgtgtgtgtttgtgtgtgtgtgtgtgtctgtgtgtgtccatgggTAATTGCCATTTTGGTTTGAGTCCTGGGCCACGAATGTTTTCCTTGGCCCAGAAGCGACACTAAAACTGTCCAATCACATTGCAGTGATGTCATACTGCATCTCCATAagaagcctaagtcacacccatctagtcTCTGAGCCAATTAATGTAGGTTTTTGATTTTGcttgatatgtgccatggatttgtgAAGATTTTCAACCGGCAGCAAAAGCTAGTTTTGGGTTGTGTGACAGGACGCCATCGGCTTGTTGGAAATGATCCTTCAGTGTAAAAACGCTGAGCCTGGAGCACACCGAAGGTGGATGCGCCGCACCACTGAGCATTTCTTGGAAAGGCATAGGATAgccacaacatcacgcgggacttgagaacaggaagtagGAAGTGACTTTATTGTTTGTACGTGATTAGACTTGCTGTCGTGTTTTGTGGgactctaattcattaacagTGGGAAAGTATGCTCTAATTTCCCTCCGGGATTaacaaagtatctttgaattaaattgaatactATTTATTATAATATTTTAAGGTcattagtactttaaagttatcaatactGCGGTTTGGTTTGAGCCGTAAAGCCACTGCGCAAGGGCTTCTCCAAGCAGCACCTTTCACTTTAGTCAAAAACAACAGTGTTATATATAAATATGATTTAAGCAAAGTAGTATGCGTAgtcaatttatatatatatatatatatatatatatatatatatatatatagtataagcTGTGAAAGTGGACTCTCTAATCATCTTTTTTTGTATTTAACATCATCGCATTGAACATGTTGATTAACATGGTGTTTAACATAATGCTTAACATCATATTTAACATGGTGTTTAACATCGTATTTAACATCGTATTTAACATCGGGGTTAACTTCACgtttaacatcgtgtttaacatcATATTTAACATTGTGTTTAACATCATATTTAACGTTGTGTTTAACATCGTATTTAACATTGTGTTTAACAtcgtatttaacatcgtgtttaacatggtatttaacatcgtgtttaacatggtagttaacatcgtgtttaacatggtAGTTAACATTGTATTTAACATCGTATTTAACATCATGTTTAACATCGTttttaacatcgtgtttaacatcgtatttaacatcgtgttcaacatcgtgtttaacattgtgtttaacatcgtatttaacatcgtgtttaacatggtatttaacatcgtgtttaacatggtATTTAACATCGTGTCTAACATGGTAgttaacatcgtgtttaacatggtAGTTAACATTGTATTTAACATCGTATTTAACATCATGTTTAACATCGTttttaacatcgtgtttaacatcgtatttaacatcgtgttcaacatcgtgtttaacattgtgtttaacatcatatttaacatcgtgtttaacatggtatttaacatcgtgtttaacatggtatttaacatcgtgtttaacatcgtttttaacatcgtgtttaacatcgtatttaacatcgtgttcaacatcgtgtttaacattgtgtttaacatcgtatttaacatcgtgtttaacatggtatttaacatcgtgtttaacatggtATTTAACATCGTATTTAACATGGTAGTTAACATTGTGTTTGACATGGTATTTAACATCGTGCTTAACATGGCAGTTAACATTGTGTTTGACATGGTATTTAACATTGTGTTTAACAtcgtatttaacatcgtgtttaacatggtatttaacatcgtgtttaacatcgTTTTTAACATTGTGTTTAACATCTTATTTAACATCGTGTTCAACATCGTGTTTAACATTGTGTTTAACATCGTATTTAACATCGTGGTTAACTTCACgtttaacatcgtgtttaacatcATATTTAACATTGTGTTTAACATCATATTTAAAGTTGTGTTTAACATCGTATTTAACATTGTGTTTAACAtcgtatttaacatcgtgtttaacatggtatttaacatcgtgtttaacatggtagttaacatcgtgtttaacatggtAGTTAACATTGTATTTAACATCGTATTTAACATCATGTTTAACATCGTttttaacatcgtgtttaacatcgtatttaacatcgtgttcaacatcgtgtttaacattgtgtttaacatcgtatttaacatcgtgtttaacatggtatttaacatcgtgtttaacatggtATTTAACATGGTATTTAACATGGTAGTTAACATTGTGTTTGACATGGTATTTAACATCGTGCTTAACATGGCAGTTAACATTGTGTTTGACATGGTATTTAACATTGTGTTTAACAtcgtatttaacatcgtgtttaacatggtatttaacatcgtgtttaatatggtatttaacatcgtgtttaacatcgtttttaacattgtgtttaacatcgtatttaacatcgtgttCAACATTGTGTTTAACATTGTGTTTAACAtcgtatttaacatcgtgtttaacatcgtgtttaacattgtgtttaacatcgtatttaacatcgtgttCAACATCGTGTTTAACATTGTGTTTAACATCGTATTTAACATCGTGGTTAACTTCACgtttaacatcgtgtttaacatcATATTTAACATTGTGTTTAACATCATATTTAACGTTGTGTTTAACATCGTATTTAACATTGTGTTTAACATggtatttaacatcgtgtttaacatggtatttaacatcgtgtttaacatggtagttaacatcgtgtttaacatggtAGTTAACATTGTATTTAACATCGTATTTAACATCATGTTTAACATCGTttttaacatcgtgtttaacatcgtatttaacatcgtgttcaacatcgtgtttaacatggtagttaacatcgtgtttaacatggtAGTTAACATTGTATTTAACATCGTATTTAACATCATGTTTAACATCGTttttaacatcgtgtttaacatcgtatttaacatcgtgtttaacatggtatttaacatcgtgtttaacatggtATTTAACATCGTATTTAACATGGTAGTTAACATTGTGTTTGACATGGTATTTAACATCGTGCTTAACATGGCAGTTAACATTGTGTTTGACATGGTATTTAACATTGTGTTTAACAtcgtatttaacatcgtgtttaacatggtatttaacatcgtgtttaatatggtatttaacatcgtgtttaacatggtatttaacatcgtgtttaacatcgtttttaacattgtgtttaacatcgtatttaacatcgtgttCAACATCGTGCTAACATTGTGTTTAACAtcgtatttaacatcgtgtttaacatcgtgtttaacattgtgtttaacatcgtatttaacatcgtgttcaacatcgtgtttaacattgtgtttaacatcgtatttaacatcgtgtttaacatggtatttaacatcgtgtttaacatggtagttaacatcgtgtttaacatggtagttaacattgtgtttaacatcgtatttaacatcgtgtttaacatcgtgtttaacatggtatttaacattgtgtttaacattgtgtttaacatcatgtttaacatggtatttaacatcgtgtttaacattGTGTTTAACATCATGTTTAACATCGTttttaacatcgtgtttaacatcgtatttaacatcgtgttcaacatcgtgtttaacattgtgtttaacatcgtatttaacatcgtgtttaacatcgtgtttaacatggtATTTAACATCGTATTTAACATGGTAGTTAACATTGTGTTTGACATGGTATTTAACATCGTGCTTAACATGGCAGTTAACATTGTGTTTGACATGGTATTTAACATTGTGTTTAACAtcgtatttaacatcgtgtttaacatggtatttaacatcgtgtttaacatggtatttaacatcgtgtttaacatcgtttttaacatcgtgtttaacatcgtatttaacatcgtgttcaacatcgtgtttaacattgtgtttaacatcgtatttaacatcgtgtttaacatggtatttaacatcgtgtttaacatggtatttaacatcgtatttaacatcgtgtttaacatggtatttaacatcgtgtttaacatggtATTTAACATCGTATTTAACATGGTAGTTAACATTGTGTTTAACATCGTATTTAACATTGTGTTTAACAtcgtatttaacatcgtgtttaacatggtATTTAACATCGTATTTAACATGGTAGTTAACATTGTGTTTGACATGGTATTTAACATCGTGCTTAACATGGCAGTTAACATTGTGTTTGACATGGTATTTAACATTGTGTTTAACATGGTAGTTAACATTGTTTTTAACATggtatttaacatcgtgtttaacatggtatttaacatcgtgtttaacatggtAGTTAACATTGTATTTAACTTCGTATTTAACATTGTgtttaacatcgtgtttaacatcatatttaacatcgtatttaacttcgtatttaacatcgtgtttaacattGTTTTTAACGTTGTGTTTAACAtcgtatttaacatcgtgtttaacatggtatttaacatcgtgtttaacatggtatttaacatcgtgtttaacatggtAGTTAACATTGTATTTAACTTCGTATTTAACATTGTGTTTAACATCATATTTAACATCGTATTTAACTTCGTATTTAACAACGTGTTTAACATCGTTTTTAACGTCGTGTTTAACAtcgtatttaacatcgtgtttaacatggtATTTAACACTATTTAACTtcgtatttaacatcgtgtttaacatcgtgtttaacatcatatttaacatcgtatttaacttcgtatttaacatcgtgtttaacatggtatttaacatcgtatttaacatcgtatttaacatcgtgtttaacatggtatttaacatcgtgtttaacatggtAGTTAACATTGTATTTAACTTCGTATTTAACATTGTGTTTAACATCGTTTTTAACATCATATTTAACATCGTATTTAACTtcgtatttaacatcgtgtttaacatcgTTTTTAACGTCGTGTTTAACAtcgtatttaacatcgtgtttaacatggtatttaacatcgtgtttaacatggtatttaacatcgtgtttaacatggtAGTTAACATTGTATTTAACTTCGTATTTAACAACGTGTTTAACATCGTTTTTAACGTCGTGTTTAACAtcgtatttaacatcgtgtttaacatggtATTTAACACTATTTAACTtcgtatttaacatcgtgtttaacatcgtgtttaacatcatatttaacatcgtatttaacttcgtatttaacatcgtgtttaacatggtatttaacatcgtatttaacatcgtatttaacatcgtgtttaacatggtatttaacatcgtgtttaacatggtAGTTAACATTGTATTTAACTTCGTATTTAACATT
This window contains:
- the LOC139062268 gene encoding uncharacterized protein PF13_0277-like, with the translated sequence MLNTKLNSVNDHVKHDVKYHVKHDVKYDVKHDVKNDVKHDVKYEVKYDVKYDVKHDVKHNVKYEVKYNVNYHVKHDVKYHVKHDVKYDVKYDLNSVKYHVKHDVKYDVKHDVKNDVKHVVKYEVKYNVNYHVKHDVKYHVKHDVKYHVKHDVKYDVKHDVKNDVKHDVKYEVKYDVKYDVKNDVKHNVKYEVKYNVNYHVKHDVKYHVKHDVKYDVKYDLNSVKYHVKHDVKYDVKHDVKNDVKHVVKYEVKYDVKYDVKHNVKYEVKYNVNYHVKHDVKYHVKHDVKYHVKHDVKYDVKHNVKNNVKHDVKYEVKYDVKYDVKHDVKHNVKYEVKYNVNYHVKHDVKYHVKHDVKYHVKNNVNYHVKHNVKYHVKHNVNCHVKHDVKYHVKHNVNYHVKYDVKYHVKHDVKYDVKHNVKYDVKHNVNYHVKYDVKYHVKHDVKYHVKHDVKYDVKYHHDVKYHVKHNVNYHVKYDVKYHVKHDVKHDVKYDVKHNVKHDVEHDVKYDVKHDVKNDVKHDVKHNVKHDVKYHVKHDVKHNHDVEHDVKYDVKHNVKNDVKHDVKYHVKHDVKYHIKHDVKYHVKHDVKYDVKHNVKYHVKHNVNCHVKHDVKYHVKHNVNYHVKYDVKYHVKHDVKYHVKHDVKYDVKHDVKNDVKHDVKYDVKYNVNYHVKHDVNYHVKHDVEHDVKYDVKHDVKNDVKHDVKYDVKYNVNYHVKHDVNYHVKHDVKYHVKHDVKYHVKHNVKYDVKHNVKYDVKHNVKYDVKHDVKREVNHDVKYDVKHNVKHDVEHDVKYDVKHNVKHDVKHDVKYDVKHNVKHNVEHDVKYDVKHNVKNDVKHDVKYHIKHDVKYHVKHDVKYDVKHNVKYHVKHNVNCHVKHDVKYHVKHNVNYHVKYHVKYHVKHDVKYHVKHDVKYDVKHNVKHDVEHDVKYDVKHDVKNDVKHDVKYDVKYNVNYHVKHDVNYHVKHDVKYHVKHDVKYDVKHNVKYDVKHNFKYDVKHNVKYDVKHDVKREVNHDVKYDVKHNVKHDVEHDVK